Proteins from one Flammeovirgaceae bacterium genomic window:
- a CDS encoding YceI family protein — MASHKTFSVAFFSIVFIFFTENGIAQARYVQSGDSYLAVSGTSTLNAWTMNSEEGKYQADFEVSENGLPIKLLSLSVTVPCESLKSGHSAMDKNAYSALGAHLHKSITFILVSSTTSPDKIECTGNLTVAGKTQLITLEAGLRPLGQKAFLVTGKKQLKMTDFGIEPPSFMFGTVTTGNEVTVSFNVKLIPAKG, encoded by the coding sequence ATGGCCAGTCATAAAACATTTTCAGTAGCATTTTTTTCCATTGTATTCATCTTCTTCACCGAAAACGGAATTGCCCAGGCCAGGTATGTGCAAAGCGGGGATTCCTACCTGGCGGTTTCAGGCACCAGTACGCTGAATGCCTGGACCATGAACTCGGAAGAAGGAAAGTACCAAGCCGATTTTGAGGTTTCCGAAAACGGTTTGCCCATAAAGCTCCTTTCATTATCCGTCACCGTGCCTTGTGAGAGCCTCAAAAGCGGCCATTCTGCCATGGACAAAAATGCTTATAGTGCACTAGGTGCCCATTTGCACAAATCCATAACATTTATTCTCGTTTCGTCCACCACCAGCCCGGATAAAATAGAGTGTACGGGAAACCTTACCGTGGCAGGAAAAACCCAATTGATCACCCTGGAAGCCGGGCTACGGCCCCTCGGCCAAAAGGCCTTTTTGGTTACGGGAAAAAAACAGTTAAAAATGACCGATTTCGGCATTGAGCCACCCTCATTCATGTTTGGGACGGTCACCACAGGCAATGAGGTAACGGTGTCGTTCAATGTCAAGCTCATACCCGCAAAAGGGTAA
- a CDS encoding serine hydrolase, which yields MERTTFLSSLCIFVLSGVFAQGINPASPAPEFITAVDSIVNGEMGLHNIPGIAIGVVKDGSVVYSKGYGVRDIRSKKGIRDYSVFHTASISKLFTALAVMQLAGEEKVSLDGKLADVAPELKYKNGRAKEITIKQLLNHTSGLPDIHNYHWEYNHQSENSLRDYILGLSLKARPGPSKEYHYSNLGYDLLGYLIEKISGRPFEEYMKNEVLIPFGMTESDFRYFIIPDSLKVSPHSKRPITQKIYVRKIYPYTREHAPSSTLNASAKDLSIWMADFLDKLKSKGAATGYKAMLEPSFNAYPHIGLGFQLYDYENHKGVGHFGGDKGFRSFLIMLPNENMGLVVLGNGDYHENYRERIAWPVIKLMLTKGY from the coding sequence ATGGAAAGAACCACATTTTTGTCAAGCTTATGCATATTTGTTTTAAGCGGGGTTTTCGCCCAGGGCATAAATCCAGCCAGCCCTGCCCCTGAATTCATCACCGCAGTTGATTCGATCGTTAATGGGGAAATGGGCCTCCACAACATACCGGGGATCGCCATTGGGGTGGTGAAGGATGGCTCCGTGGTTTATTCCAAAGGCTATGGCGTTAGGGACATTCGCAGCAAGAAGGGCATACGCGATTATTCTGTTTTCCATACTGCATCCATTAGCAAATTGTTCACCGCATTGGCGGTAATGCAGCTTGCCGGTGAGGAAAAGGTATCATTGGATGGGAAACTGGCCGATGTGGCCCCGGAATTGAAATATAAGAACGGTAGGGCGAAGGAGATCACCATAAAACAACTTTTGAACCACACTTCGGGATTGCCTGACATCCACAACTACCATTGGGAATACAACCACCAATCCGAAAACAGTTTGCGCGATTACATTTTAGGGCTTTCCCTAAAGGCAAGGCCAGGGCCATCCAAAGAATACCATTATAGCAACCTCGGCTATGACCTCTTAGGGTACCTGATAGAAAAGATATCGGGCAGGCCCTTTGAGGAGTACATGAAAAATGAGGTGTTAATTCCCTTTGGGATGACCGAAAGCGACTTTCGTTATTTTATAATACCCGATTCCTTAAAAGTGTCGCCACATTCCAAAAGGCCCATTACACAAAAAATTTATGTCAGGAAAATATATCCCTATACCAGGGAACATGCGCCAAGCAGCACGTTAAATGCTTCGGCCAAAGATTTGTCAATATGGATGGCGGACTTTCTTGACAAGCTAAAAAGCAAAGGCGCTGCAACGGGGTACAAAGCCATGTTGGAACCATCATTTAATGCATATCCCCACATTGGGCTGGGTTTTCAGTTGTATGATTATGAAAACCATAAAGGCGTGGGCCATTTTGGCGGTGACAAGGGCTTTAGAAGTTTTTTGATAATGCTCCCCAATGAAAACATGGGGCTGGTGGTTTTAGGGAATGGTGATTACCATGAAAATTACAGGGAGCGCATTGCGTGGCCGGTCATAAAACTGATGCTGACAAAAGGATACTAA
- a CDS encoding 1,4-dihydroxy-2-naphthoate polyprenyltransferase, translating into MQTKAWITAFRPRTLPLALSCIGMGTFLAASLGAFQWDIFLLCALTTILLQVLSNLANDYGDSVNGADHHGRIGPMRAVQSGLITRTAMKKALVVFVVLCLTSGIWLLKISLGGNVRALLFFFGLGILSILAAIAYTVGKKPYGYLGMGDFSVLVFFGIVGVLGPLYLFAQTIRWDHLLPALSCGFFSMGVLNINNIRDMESDRKAGKFSLPVRMGKGRAVAYHWALIGGGLLSATLFTLINYARPSQLLFLAAIPFFVRNGVSVSRRPPAELDPLLRQMALSTLLFVLLFGLGILL; encoded by the coding sequence ATGCAAACCAAAGCCTGGATAACCGCTTTTAGGCCACGCACGCTGCCGCTGGCACTTTCCTGCATTGGCATGGGCACTTTTCTGGCAGCCTCCCTGGGGGCCTTCCAGTGGGACATCTTTTTGTTGTGTGCCCTCACCACCATTTTGTTGCAAGTCCTTAGCAACCTGGCCAACGACTATGGCGACTCCGTGAACGGTGCGGACCACCACGGCAGGATTGGGCCCATGCGTGCCGTACAGTCGGGCTTGATCACCAGGACGGCCATGAAAAAAGCATTGGTCGTGTTTGTGGTGCTGTGCCTGACAAGCGGTATCTGGTTGTTGAAAATCTCATTGGGGGGCAACGTGCGGGCACTGCTGTTTTTTTTCGGCCTGGGCATCCTTAGCATCCTGGCCGCCATTGCGTACACAGTGGGCAAAAAGCCATACGGGTACCTGGGCATGGGCGATTTTTCCGTTCTGGTTTTTTTTGGGATCGTGGGCGTGCTGGGCCCGCTTTACTTGTTTGCACAAACCATTCGTTGGGACCATTTGCTCCCTGCGTTGAGCTGTGGCTTTTTCTCAATGGGCGTTTTGAACATCAACAATATCCGCGACATGGAGTCCGATAGAAAGGCCGGAAAGTTTTCGCTGCCGGTGCGGATGGGCAAAGGCAGGGCGGTGGCATACCATTGGGCATTGATAGGGGGTGGGCTTTTGAGCGCCACACTGTTCACCCTTATAAACTATGCCCGGCCATCACAGCTCCTTTTCCTGGCCGCCATTCCTTTTTTTGTGAGGAACGGGGTGTCCGTATCCAGAAGGCCACCGGCAGAATTGGACCCCTTATTGCGGCAAATGGCGTTGTCCACCTTGTTGTTTGTCCTCCTTTTTGGCCTGGGCATCCTATTATAG
- a CDS encoding Crp/Fnr family transcriptional regulator gives MEKPPPDNHAPLLRYVQNFVPLTKKEALQFSSSFKEIKIRKRQFIVQPNFIDKHRNFVIKGAFRAYAIDNDGQEHTLQFAIENWWVSDFNSYLYQHPATLFIVALEDSVVLQLDYEKEQGLKASHHKFETFFRILAEKGLAFEHRRILFNLIHPAEARYENFLLNFPNFVQRVPQYALASYLGMSTEFLSRIRNRKTHRKS, from the coding sequence ATGGAAAAGCCACCACCGGACAACCATGCGCCACTTTTACGTTATGTGCAAAATTTTGTGCCGTTGACCAAAAAGGAAGCATTGCAATTTTCATCGTCATTTAAAGAAATAAAAATAAGGAAAAGGCAATTTATTGTTCAGCCCAATTTTATAGACAAGCACAGGAACTTTGTCATCAAGGGGGCTTTTAGGGCCTATGCCATCGACAATGACGGGCAAGAGCACACCCTTCAGTTTGCCATTGAAAATTGGTGGGTTTCCGACTTCAACAGCTACCTTTACCAACACCCGGCAACGCTCTTCATTGTGGCACTGGAAGACAGCGTAGTGCTGCAACTGGATTATGAAAAAGAGCAAGGGCTAAAAGCATCCCACCACAAATTTGAAACCTTTTTTAGGATATTGGCCGAAAAAGGCCTCGCCTTTGAGCACAGGCGGATTTTGTTCAACCTCATCCACCCGGCAGAAGCCCGTTATGAAAATTTTTTGTTGAACTTTCCCAACTTCGTTCAACGCGTGCCCCAATATGCCCTGGCCTCCTATCTGGGCATGTCAACTGAGTTCCTGTCCAGGATCAGGAATAGGAAAACCCATCGAAAAAGTTGA
- a CDS encoding arginine--tRNA ligase — protein MDLDQLLKSKIEEAIGALFGPAPPTIQIQPTHAGFEGSHTLVCFPLTKISKKKPEETAQLIGSWMVENSNLVARFNVVKGFLNLVLADGTWVGVFQSICEAGDYGVQPPSGQEIMVEYSSPNTNKPLHLGHLRNNFLGWSVAALYEAMGHKVHRVQIINDRGIHICKSMAAWVAFGNGETPQSSGLKGDKLVGKYYVEFDKAYKKEVNELVAGGMPQAQAEKEAPIMKEAVTLLRKWEQKDEETLSLWKKMNHWVYDGFEATYRQMGVSFDKLYYESETYLLGKSEVLKGLAQGVFFKKEDGSVWVDLAPDGLDEKVLLRSDGTSVYMTQDIGTAILRFRDFPKISRQVYTVGNEQEYHFKVLFLILAKLGYSWAKECYHLSYGMVDLPSGKMKSREGTVVDADDLMAEMIEEAGKQTRELGKIDEMDEESANELYEMIGIGALKFFLLKVDPKKRMMFNPDESIQLQGHTGPFIQYTHARIRSIVRKAATLDIKGESAQVDTLLPHEQNLISMLSAYPDKVAEAAHAYSPALIAGYAYDLAKEYNQFYQAIPIFSEGDRKKLALRVALSGQVGEILGKSMGLLGIKVPERM, from the coding sequence ATGGACCTGGACCAATTACTGAAATCCAAAATAGAAGAAGCGATTGGTGCGTTGTTTGGCCCAGCCCCGCCCACGATTCAAATACAGCCCACCCATGCGGGCTTCGAAGGGTCGCACACCCTGGTTTGCTTTCCGCTGACAAAGATATCCAAAAAAAAGCCGGAAGAAACCGCACAATTAATTGGCAGTTGGATGGTGGAAAATTCAAACCTGGTGGCCAGGTTCAATGTGGTCAAAGGTTTTTTGAACCTTGTCCTGGCCGATGGGACATGGGTGGGCGTTTTTCAATCCATATGTGAGGCCGGTGATTATGGGGTGCAGCCCCCATCAGGCCAGGAGATCATGGTGGAGTATTCTTCCCCCAACACCAATAAGCCCTTGCACCTGGGCCATTTAAGGAACAATTTCCTGGGGTGGAGCGTGGCGGCCCTGTATGAGGCCATGGGGCATAAGGTGCACCGAGTGCAGATCATAAACGACCGCGGCATCCATATTTGCAAGTCGATGGCGGCCTGGGTGGCCTTTGGAAATGGTGAAACACCGCAAAGCAGCGGGCTCAAAGGTGACAAGCTGGTAGGAAAATACTATGTGGAATTTGACAAGGCCTACAAGAAGGAGGTGAACGAACTGGTGGCCGGGGGCATGCCACAGGCACAGGCCGAAAAGGAGGCCCCGATAATGAAGGAGGCGGTAACCTTGCTGCGCAAATGGGAGCAAAAAGACGAGGAGACATTAAGCCTGTGGAAAAAGATGAACCATTGGGTGTATGATGGCTTTGAGGCCACCTATAGGCAAATGGGCGTGTCATTTGACAAGCTTTATTATGAATCTGAAACCTACCTGTTGGGAAAATCCGAAGTACTGAAAGGCCTTGCCCAGGGGGTGTTTTTTAAAAAAGAAGACGGCTCGGTGTGGGTGGACCTCGCCCCGGACGGATTGGACGAAAAAGTTTTGCTGCGGTCGGATGGCACTTCCGTTTACATGACACAGGACATTGGCACGGCCATCCTTCGTTTTCGCGATTTCCCAAAAATATCAAGGCAGGTGTACACGGTGGGGAATGAACAGGAATACCACTTTAAGGTATTGTTCCTGATTTTGGCCAAACTCGGGTACAGTTGGGCAAAGGAGTGTTACCACTTGTCGTATGGCATGGTGGACCTTCCTTCCGGAAAGATGAAATCGCGCGAGGGCACGGTAGTGGATGCCGATGACCTGATGGCCGAAATGATCGAGGAGGCCGGGAAGCAGACCCGCGAACTGGGAAAGATCGATGAAATGGACGAGGAAAGCGCCAACGAACTTTATGAAATGATAGGGATTGGCGCCTTGAAGTTTTTTTTGCTGAAGGTGGACCCCAAAAAGAGGATGATGTTCAACCCCGATGAGTCCATTCAACTGCAGGGGCACACCGGCCCGTTTATCCAATACACTCACGCCCGGATAAGGTCGATAGTACGCAAGGCGGCCACCCTGGATATAAAAGGGGAGTCCGCCCAGGTGGATACCCTGCTTCCCCATGAACAAAATTTGATCAGCATGCTTTCCGCCTATCCCGACAAGGTAGCGGAGGCAGCCCACGCGTATTCCCCGGCCCTCATTGCCGGTTACGCCTATGATTTGGCAAAAGAATACAATCAATTTTACCAGGCCATTCCAATCTTTTCGGAGGGCGACCGGAAAAAACTGGCCTTGAGGGTTGCCCTGTCCGGCCAAGTGGGAGAAATACTGGGCAAGTCCATGGGCCTGCTGGGCATCAAGGTCCCGGAGAGGATGTAG
- a CDS encoding YceI family protein, with product MKTVLFFFLLGLSGFATRPEGGVLVHHLIVQPSSSLTIDGKTNMGPFRCGIARYVGKDTLVLLEGGRNRKPYFKKGYVGLEAARFDCGMQLMTNDFRKAIKSAEYPVISISFISFERRLQFNSGKNIFRGRMQISLAGVTRTFDIDCTIEVEEPGIVHFKGGRHFTFSDFNLEPPTRMMGLVKVDGSLDVNFHLVLLLDKDA from the coding sequence ATGAAGACGGTTTTATTTTTTTTCTTGTTGGGACTATCGGGTTTTGCCACCCGGCCCGAGGGTGGTGTCCTCGTGCACCACCTTATTGTCCAGCCTTCGAGTTCCCTTACCATTGATGGCAAGACCAACATGGGGCCTTTCAGGTGTGGTATTGCCCGCTATGTAGGCAAGGACACACTTGTCCTGTTGGAGGGTGGCAGGAACAGGAAGCCCTATTTTAAAAAAGGATATGTGGGCCTTGAGGCAGCGCGTTTTGATTGTGGTATGCAATTGATGACAAACGATTTCAGAAAGGCCATAAAATCCGCTGAATACCCGGTCATTTCCATATCTTTTATCTCTTTTGAGCGGAGGCTTCAATTCAATTCAGGCAAAAATATTTTCAGGGGCAGGATGCAGATTTCATTGGCGGGGGTCACCCGGACATTTGATATTGATTGTACCATCGAGGTGGAGGAGCCGGGCATTGTCCATTTCAAAGGAGGGAGGCATTTTACTTTTTCTGACTTTAACCTTGAGCCCCCAACAAGAATGATGGGGCTGGTAAAAGTAGATGGCTCACTGGACGTAAACTTTCACCTGGTCCTTTTGTTGGATAAAGATGCTTAG
- a CDS encoding deoxyhypusine synthase family protein, with the protein MSKNRPISDFIEKNYLHFNAAALVDAAKAYKVHVESGKKMMVTLAGAMSTGELGISFAEMIRQDKVHIISCTGANLEEDIMNLVAHSHYKRIPNYRDLTPEQEWGLLQNHLNRVTDTCIPEEEAFRKLQNHLFKVWKDAEDKGERLFPHEFMFRLLNSGELDQYHEIGPENSWMIAAAKKNLPMVVPGWEDSTMGNIFASYCLTGELKAATMKSGIEYMVWLADWYTENAGQEGIGFFQIGGGIAGDFPICVVPMLHQDLQRDGVPFWSYFCQISDSTTSYGSYSGAVPNEKITWGKLSIETPKFIIESDATIVAPLVFAYVLDR; encoded by the coding sequence ATGAGCAAAAACCGCCCTATCTCCGATTTCATTGAGAAAAATTACCTCCACTTCAACGCTGCGGCCCTGGTAGATGCGGCAAAGGCCTATAAGGTGCATGTGGAAAGCGGGAAAAAAATGATGGTGACCCTTGCCGGGGCCATGAGCACCGGGGAGTTGGGGATTAGCTTTGCGGAAATGATAAGGCAGGACAAAGTGCACATCATCTCGTGCACCGGTGCCAACCTGGAAGAAGACATCATGAACCTGGTGGCGCACTCCCACTACAAACGCATACCCAATTATAGGGACCTTACCCCCGAACAGGAATGGGGCCTGCTGCAAAACCATCTGAACAGGGTTACCGACACCTGCATCCCGGAAGAGGAGGCATTTCGAAAACTGCAAAACCATCTCTTTAAGGTGTGGAAGGATGCCGAAGACAAGGGGGAGCGCCTGTTTCCGCACGAATTCATGTTTAGGTTGTTGAACAGCGGGGAACTTGACCAATACCATGAGATAGGCCCTGAAAATTCCTGGATGATAGCCGCGGCCAAGAAAAACCTGCCTATGGTGGTGCCCGGATGGGAAGACTCCACGATGGGCAATATTTTTGCGTCCTATTGTTTAACGGGCGAACTGAAGGCCGCTACCATGAAAAGCGGCATAGAGTACATGGTGTGGCTGGCCGACTGGTATACGGAAAATGCAGGCCAGGAGGGTATAGGGTTTTTCCAGATAGGGGGTGGTATTGCGGGCGACTTCCCTATATGCGTAGTGCCCATGCTGCACCAGGACCTGCAACGCGATGGCGTTCCTTTCTGGAGTTATTTTTGCCAGATCAGCGACTCTACCACCAGCTACGGCTCATATTCAGGGGCAGTGCCCAATGAAAAAATAACCTGGGGCAAACTAAGCATAGAAACACCAAAGTTTATCATCGAAAGCGATGCCACCATTGTGGCCCCGTTGGTGTTTGCCTATGTCTTGGACAGGTAA
- a CDS encoding YceI family protein — MLAVAFLMSAGQAGAQTPYHLKSKKITVAGTSSLHDWESEVTQAEWSGLLTMEDGRLTEVANVRVKIPVASIKSDNGRIMDNKTYGAFNSEKHPIITYQMLGATVGANVINARGTLSMAGAAKVVSFNVGTRVLSNGDVQLTGAYTLNMRDYKMEPPTAVMGTIKVGEEVTVNFDLVLAPGKGL, encoded by the coding sequence ATGCTTGCGGTTGCATTCTTGATGTCTGCAGGGCAGGCCGGGGCACAAACCCCTTACCATTTAAAATCAAAAAAAATAACTGTAGCAGGCACGTCTTCCCTGCACGACTGGGAGTCGGAAGTAACGCAAGCCGAATGGAGTGGGTTGCTGACGATGGAAGATGGAAGGCTAACCGAAGTGGCCAACGTGCGCGTAAAAATACCGGTGGCCTCCATTAAGAGCGACAACGGAAGGATAATGGACAATAAGACCTATGGTGCGTTCAACTCGGAAAAGCACCCTATCATCACATACCAGATGTTGGGCGCAACAGTGGGCGCCAACGTTATTAACGCAAGGGGCACCTTGTCCATGGCCGGTGCTGCCAAAGTGGTTTCCTTCAATGTGGGGACTAGGGTGCTATCAAACGGGGATGTCCAGTTGACCGGGGCCTATACGCTTAATATGCGGGACTATAAAATGGAACCACCCACTGCCGTGATGGGCACCATCAAGGTAGGCGAGGAAGTAACAGTAAATTTTGATTTGGTGCTGGCACCCGGTAAGGGGCTTTGA
- a CDS encoding arginine decarboxylase: MKSYRDLIEQTFEFPQKEFKVWENELHFNDVPLMDIVNEYGTPLKLTYLPRISENIRFVKATFNNAIEKFKYKGNYTYCYCTKSSHFSFVLEEALKNDVHLETSSGFDIPIIRSLHEQGKISKETFILCNGFKMPEYTGHIVGLLNDEFNCIPILDTINEIDTYEAKVDKPFKVGIRIASDEEPKFEFYTSRLGVRYSDIVPLYRDKIEKSNKATLKMLHFFISTGIKDTAYYWSELSRFIFKYCELKKMCDTLDSIDIGGGFPIKQSLTFHYDYKYMIEQIVENIKWICDKNNVPVPNIFTEFGSYTVGESGAILYSVVDQKLQNDKELWYMINGSFITQMPDSWGLNQKYILLPINKWDDPYHKINMGGLTCDSMDYYNSEAHTGEVFLPMINDEEPLYIGFFHTGAYQESLGGYGGIQHCLVPAPKHVLISRNEDGEISTRLFAPEQKSESMLKVLGYGQS; encoded by the coding sequence ATGAAGAGTTACCGCGATCTAATCGAACAGACATTTGAATTCCCCCAAAAGGAGTTTAAAGTATGGGAAAACGAGTTGCATTTCAATGATGTCCCCCTTATGGATATCGTCAACGAGTACGGGACCCCGCTAAAACTGACCTACCTTCCCAGGATCAGCGAAAATATCCGGTTTGTCAAGGCCACCTTCAACAATGCCATAGAGAAGTTTAAATACAAGGGCAACTATACCTATTGTTACTGCACCAAATCTTCGCACTTCTCGTTTGTGTTGGAGGAGGCGCTAAAAAACGATGTGCACCTGGAGACGTCTTCGGGGTTTGACATTCCCATCATCAGGAGCCTGCACGAACAGGGGAAAATATCCAAGGAAACGTTTATTCTCTGCAATGGTTTCAAAATGCCCGAATACACGGGCCACATTGTAGGGCTTTTAAATGACGAGTTCAACTGCATTCCCATCCTGGATACCATCAATGAAATTGACACCTACGAGGCCAAAGTAGACAAACCTTTCAAAGTAGGGATACGTATTGCCTCCGATGAAGAGCCTAAGTTTGAGTTTTATACTTCACGGCTGGGCGTCAGGTACAGCGACATCGTTCCCCTTTACAGGGACAAGATTGAAAAGAGCAACAAGGCCACTTTAAAGATGTTGCATTTCTTTATCAGCACGGGCATTAAAGATACTGCTTACTATTGGAGCGAGCTGAGCCGTTTTATTTTCAAGTATTGCGAATTGAAAAAAATGTGCGACACCCTGGATTCCATAGATATTGGAGGGGGGTTTCCCATCAAACAGTCACTCACCTTCCATTACGATTACAAATACATGATCGAGCAGATTGTGGAGAACATCAAATGGATCTGTGACAAGAACAACGTGCCGGTGCCCAACATCTTCACGGAGTTTGGCAGCTATACCGTTGGCGAGAGCGGGGCCATCCTTTACTCTGTGGTGGACCAAAAACTGCAGAACGATAAAGAGCTATGGTACATGATCAATGGTTCTTTCATCACCCAGATGCCGGACTCATGGGGGCTGAACCAAAAATACATCCTGTTGCCCATCAACAAGTGGGACGACCCCTATCACAAAATTAATATGGGAGGCCTCACCTGCGACAGCATGGACTATTACAATTCGGAGGCGCACACCGGGGAGGTTTTCCTTCCCATGATAAATGATGAGGAGCCGTTATACATCGGGTTTTTCCACACCGGGGCATACCAAGAGTCCCTGGGAGGCTATGGGGGCATACAACATTGCCTGGTGCCGGCACCCAAACATGTGCTGATCAGCCGCAATGAGGACGGTGAGATTTCCACCCGGCTTTTTGCGCCCGAGCAAAAAAGCGAAAGCATGTTGAAAGTATTGGGCTATGGCCAGTCATAA
- a CDS encoding arginase, which yields MNDIKIIEVKSEIGAGTRGASLGVEAMKIASLDLKSDLFRQYDSVEVENVNELLFDGAEHAHSKFIDGVLIMEERVCLEVYETLLDDHFPLVMAGDHSTAYGTIAGIKKANPKKRLGAIWIDAHADIHSPYTTPSGNMHGMTVAMACDIDNLECKINDPKGETIEYWEQIKNVGIPGAKIYPEDIVYIAVRDLEKPENYLINKYGMGFITTEEVKKMGAQKAAQQALKMLDHCDLIYVSFDVDSIDSRFSTGTGTPVPNGLTVEEAKQLNEELALSPKLCAWEIVEVNPTLDTENRMAESAFEILEATAKRVASRPVPSE from the coding sequence GTGAACGATATTAAGATCATCGAGGTAAAGTCGGAGATTGGTGCCGGCACGCGTGGTGCCAGCCTGGGCGTGGAGGCCATGAAAATAGCAAGCCTTGACCTGAAGTCGGACTTGTTTCGCCAGTACGATTCGGTGGAAGTAGAGAACGTGAACGAACTCTTGTTTGATGGCGCGGAGCATGCCCATTCCAAATTTATCGATGGCGTTCTGATAATGGAGGAGCGTGTATGCCTGGAGGTGTACGAAACCTTGCTGGACGACCACTTTCCCTTGGTAATGGCCGGGGACCACTCCACCGCCTATGGCACCATCGCTGGCATAAAAAAGGCAAACCCCAAAAAGAGGCTGGGGGCCATCTGGATAGATGCCCATGCCGACATACATTCCCCTTACACCACGCCTTCCGGCAACATGCACGGCATGACGGTGGCCATGGCCTGCGACATTGACAACCTGGAATGCAAAATAAACGACCCCAAGGGCGAAACCATAGAATATTGGGAGCAGATCAAGAACGTGGGCATTCCGGGCGCCAAAATATATCCTGAGGATATCGTCTATATCGCAGTGCGCGACCTGGAAAAACCCGAAAACTACCTGATCAACAAATACGGCATGGGTTTTATCACTACGGAAGAAGTGAAAAAAATGGGCGCGCAGAAAGCAGCGCAGCAGGCCCTGAAAATGCTGGACCATTGTGACCTGATTTATGTTTCATTCGATGTGGACAGTATTGATTCCCGTTTTTCCACCGGCACCGGCACCCCCGTGCCCAATGGCCTCACCGTGGAGGAGGCAAAACAGCTCAATGAAGAACTGGCGCTGAGCCCCAAACTTTGCGCCTGGGAAATCGTGGAAGTAAACCCTACCCTTGACACGGAAAACAGGATGGCGGAAAGTGCTTTTGAGATATTGGAAGCCACGGCCAAAAGGGTGGCCTCCCGGCCTGTGCCATCGGAATAA
- a CDS encoding glutathione peroxidase produces MLSSFFEKGVSPQDGQGLIYDFKIKSLAGEEVDFSKYKGKNLLIVNTASKCGYTYQYADLQELDDRYGDNVEVLGFPANNFLWQEPGSNEEIAGFCKKNYGVKFQMFEKISVKGRDKHPLYRWLEAKSGKSPSWNFNKYVINKSGEVVGFFPAKVSPLDDEILSLLLKE; encoded by the coding sequence ATGCTGTCATCTTTTTTTGAAAAAGGCGTTTCCCCCCAGGATGGCCAGGGGCTTATCTATGATTTTAAAATAAAGTCGCTGGCTGGCGAGGAAGTGGATTTCTCCAAATACAAGGGGAAGAACCTGCTTATTGTCAATACGGCCTCAAAATGTGGCTATACTTATCAGTATGCGGACTTGCAGGAACTTGACGACCGGTATGGGGACAACGTGGAGGTACTGGGGTTTCCGGCAAACAATTTCCTTTGGCAGGAACCGGGAAGCAACGAGGAGATAGCGGGGTTCTGCAAGAAAAATTATGGAGTGAAGTTCCAGATGTTTGAAAAAATATCGGTAAAGGGCCGTGACAAGCACCCGTTGTACCGCTGGCTGGAGGCTAAATCAGGAAAATCCCCTTCATGGAACTTCAATAAGTACGTAATAAACAAAAGCGGGGAGGTGGTTGGGTTTTTTCCGGCCAAGGTAAGCCCGCTTGATGATGAAATCCTTTCTTTGCTCCTCAAGGAATGA